Proteins encoded together in one Vigna angularis cultivar LongXiaoDou No.4 chromosome 5, ASM1680809v1, whole genome shotgun sequence window:
- the LOC108339344 gene encoding protein STRUBBELIG-RECEPTOR FAMILY 3 isoform X4, translating to MKNFFLSANQFTGSIPTSLSTLAGLTDMSLNNNFLTGELPDAFQSLTQLINLDLSHNNLSGALPSSMDNLSSLTTLRLQNNQLSGTLDVLQDLPLKDLNIENNQFAGPIPPKLLSIPTFRQAGNPFNVNGTTPPASSPRSPSITPPGTPISGAPPGTPTSGSPPSSGRVPTKQADGPAAANESHTGKSKNSTKRVVWISIGSVLGFIILLLGFILFIPRCSRRERDGRRSKHQIGAYGAEREMTRDNGSSVQPPSQMEKVPVGDVPRPKEDHQAENRTAWANPRQNEGRQAEIRTVSAIPNAHPNPRSKQENDVQRMATIPKPRDHEIDISTLEVYSMPPPPPPPPPPPPPPPPPPTTEKVTVEPTTSRRATNVTTHKKSSVPPTFAKFFGIASLQQYTNSFSQENLIGGGMLGNVYRAELPNGKFLAVKKLDKRASDNQNDDEFLELINSIDRIRHANVVELVGYCSEHGQRLLIFEYCSNGSLYDALHSDDDFKTTLSWITRIRIALGAARALEYLHELCQPPVVHRNLKSANILLDDDLSVRVSDCGLAPLIASGSVSQLSGNLLTAYGYGAPEFESGIYTYQSDVYSFGVIMLELLTGRQSHDRTRPRGEQLLARWAVPQLHDIEALSNMVDPALNGNYPAKSLSNFADIISRCLQSEPEFRPAMSEVVLYLLNMIKKESQLGESNEK from the exons ATGAAAAACTT TTTTCTTTCAGCCAACCAGTTTACTGGAAGTATTCCAACCTCTTTATCCACTCTGGCTGGACTGACAGACAT GTCTCTTAACAACAATTTCTTAACTGGAGAATTACCGGATGCTTTTCAGTCACTTACGCAATTGATCAATCT TGATTTATCGCATAATAATTTGAGTGGAGCATTGCCTTCTTCTATGGATAACTTGTCATCTCTGACCACCCT ACGCTTACAAAACAACCAATTGTCTGGGACACTTGATGTCTTACAAGACCTTCCTCTGAAAGATTT GAATATTGAGAACAACCAGTTTGCTGGCCCAATACCTCCAAAGTTGCTGAGCATCCCAACCTTCAG GCAAGCTGGAAACCCATTTAATGTTAATGGTACAACACCTCCAGCTTCTTCACCTCGCTCCCCATCAATAACACCACCAGGAACTCCCATTTCTGGGGCACCACCGGGAACTCCCACCTCTGGGTCACCACCATCTTCGGGCCGTGTACCTACTAAACAGGCCGATGGACCAGCTGCAGCAAATGAATCGCACACTGGGAAATCCAAAAATTCCACAAAAAGGGTGGTTTGGATATCTATTGGTAGTGTGTTAGGATTCATTATTTTGTTACTAGGATTCATTCTCTTTATTCCAAGATGCAGCAGAAGAGAACGGGATGGCAGAAGGTCCAAGCATCAAATTGGTGCGTATGGGGCTGAAAGGGAAATGACCAGGGATAACGGGAGTTCAGTCCAACCACCTAGTCAAATggaaaaag taCCAGTAGGGGATGTTCCAAGGCCAAAAGAGGACCATCAGGCAGAGAATAGGACAGCCTGGGCTAATCCAAGGCAAAACGAAGGTCGTCAGGCAGAGATCAGGACCGTCTCAGCTATTCCAAATGCACATCCAAATCCACGGAGTAAGCAAGAGAATGATGTGCAAAGAATGGCAACAATACCAAAGCCAAGAGATCATGAGATAGATATTAGTACACTAGAAGTATATTCAATGCCTCCTCCCCCTCCACCCCCACCACCTCCTCCACCCccacctccacctccacctACTACTGAGAAGGTGACTGTTGAGCCAACCACATCCCGCAGAGCAACTAACGTCACTACGCACAAAAAGAGTTCAGTTCCTCCTACTTTTGCAAAGTTTTTTGGTATTGCATCCCTTCAACAGTATACAAATAGCTTTTCTCAAGAAAATCTTATAGGAGGAGGCATGCTTGGTAATGTGTATAGAGCCGAGCTTCCTAATGGCAAG TTTCTTGCTGTAAAGAAACTGGACAAGAGAGCTTCGGATAACCAGAATGATGATGAATTTCTTGAATTGATCAATAGTATTGACAGAATAAGGCATGCAAATGTTGTTGAGCTTGTTGGATACTGTTCCGAGCATGGTCAGAGGCTTCTTATATTTGAGTACTGCAGTAATGGGTCACTGTATGATGCACTCCACTCAGACGATGACTTCAAAACCACACTCTCATGGATTACTAGAATTCGAATAGCTCTTGGGGCAGCCAGAGCCTTAGA ATATCTGCATGAGCTATGTCAGCCACCTGTAGTACATAGAAATTTGAAGTCTGCCAATATTCTGCTTGATGATGATCTATCCGTGCGGGTCTCTGATTGTGGTTTAGCTCCATTAATAGCTTCAGGATCAGTCAGTCAG CTCTCGGGGAACCTGTTAACTGCTTATGGATATGGAGCTCCTGAATTTGAGTCTGGCATATACACATACCAAAGTGATGTGTACAGCTTCGGAGTGATCATGTTAGAACTTTTGACTGGCCGTCAGTCCCACGACAG GACACGTCCTCGGGGTGAGCAGCTTCTGGCCAGATGGGCAGTTCCCCAACTTCATGATATTGAAGCCTTATCGAACATGGTTGACCCTGCTTTGAATGGAAATTACCCAGCAAAATCATTGTCAAATTTTGCAGACATTATCTCTAGATGCCTTCAG TCCGAGCCAGAATTTAGGCCAGCAATGTCCGAGGTTGTCTTATACTTACTAAATATGATAAAGAAGGAGTCTCAGCTAGgtgaatcaaatgaaaaatGA
- the LOC108339344 gene encoding protein STRUBBELIG-RECEPTOR FAMILY 3 isoform X1 codes for MDWKRSASECQRVKICGQVLLGFLLICIIHTSSAVTDPTDVAAINSFYVALGSPVLPGWVASGGDPCGEGWQGISCNGSFIQKIVLNGANLGGELGDKLSTFVSISVIDLSNNNIGGNIPSSLPVTMKNFFLSANQFTGSIPTSLSTLAGLTDMSLNNNFLTGELPDAFQSLTQLINLDLSHNNLSGALPSSMDNLSSLTTLRLQNNQLSGTLDVLQDLPLKDLNIENNQFAGPIPPKLLSIPTFRQAGNPFNVNGTTPPASSPRSPSITPPGTPISGAPPGTPTSGSPPSSGRVPTKQADGPAAANESHTGKSKNSTKRVVWISIGSVLGFIILLLGFILFIPRCSRRERDGRRSKHQIGAYGAEREMTRDNGSSVQPPSQMEKVPVGDVPRPKEDHQAENRTAWANPRQNEGRQAEIRTVSAIPNAHPNPRSKQENDVQRMATIPKPRDHEIDISTLEVYSMPPPPPPPPPPPPPPPPPPTTEKVTVEPTTSRRATNVTTHKKSSVPPTFAKFFGIASLQQYTNSFSQENLIGGGMLGNVYRAELPNGKFLAVKKLDKRASDNQNDDEFLELINSIDRIRHANVVELVGYCSEHGQRLLIFEYCSNGSLYDALHSDDDFKTTLSWITRIRIALGAARALEYLHELCQPPVVHRNLKSANILLDDDLSVRVSDCGLAPLIASGSVSQLSGNLLTAYGYGAPEFESGIYTYQSDVYSFGVIMLELLTGRQSHDRTRPRGEQLLARWAVPQLHDIEALSNMVDPALNGNYPAKSLSNFADIISRCLQSEPEFRPAMSEVVLYLLNMIKKESQLGESNEK; via the exons ATGGATTGGAAGAGATCTGCTTCGGAGTGCCAGAGAGTAAAGATCTGTGGACAAGTTCTGTTGGGATTTTTGTTGATCTGCATAATTCACACTTCAAGTGCCGTCACCGATCCCACTGATG TTGCTGCAATTAATAGCTTCTATGTTGCACTGGGATCCCCTGTCCTTCCTGGGTGGGTTGCTAGTGGAGGAGATCCATGTGGAGAAGGGTGGCAAGGCATTTCTTGTAATGGGTCATTCATACAAAAAAT AGTTCTAAATGGTGCAAATTTGGGAGGAGAACTGGGAGATAAACTGTCAACTTTTGTTTCAATCTCAGTAAT TGATCTAAGCAACAACAACATTGGAGGAAATATTCCATCTAGTTTGCCAGTTACCATGAAAAACTT TTTTCTTTCAGCCAACCAGTTTACTGGAAGTATTCCAACCTCTTTATCCACTCTGGCTGGACTGACAGACAT GTCTCTTAACAACAATTTCTTAACTGGAGAATTACCGGATGCTTTTCAGTCACTTACGCAATTGATCAATCT TGATTTATCGCATAATAATTTGAGTGGAGCATTGCCTTCTTCTATGGATAACTTGTCATCTCTGACCACCCT ACGCTTACAAAACAACCAATTGTCTGGGACACTTGATGTCTTACAAGACCTTCCTCTGAAAGATTT GAATATTGAGAACAACCAGTTTGCTGGCCCAATACCTCCAAAGTTGCTGAGCATCCCAACCTTCAG GCAAGCTGGAAACCCATTTAATGTTAATGGTACAACACCTCCAGCTTCTTCACCTCGCTCCCCATCAATAACACCACCAGGAACTCCCATTTCTGGGGCACCACCGGGAACTCCCACCTCTGGGTCACCACCATCTTCGGGCCGTGTACCTACTAAACAGGCCGATGGACCAGCTGCAGCAAATGAATCGCACACTGGGAAATCCAAAAATTCCACAAAAAGGGTGGTTTGGATATCTATTGGTAGTGTGTTAGGATTCATTATTTTGTTACTAGGATTCATTCTCTTTATTCCAAGATGCAGCAGAAGAGAACGGGATGGCAGAAGGTCCAAGCATCAAATTGGTGCGTATGGGGCTGAAAGGGAAATGACCAGGGATAACGGGAGTTCAGTCCAACCACCTAGTCAAATggaaaaag taCCAGTAGGGGATGTTCCAAGGCCAAAAGAGGACCATCAGGCAGAGAATAGGACAGCCTGGGCTAATCCAAGGCAAAACGAAGGTCGTCAGGCAGAGATCAGGACCGTCTCAGCTATTCCAAATGCACATCCAAATCCACGGAGTAAGCAAGAGAATGATGTGCAAAGAATGGCAACAATACCAAAGCCAAGAGATCATGAGATAGATATTAGTACACTAGAAGTATATTCAATGCCTCCTCCCCCTCCACCCCCACCACCTCCTCCACCCccacctccacctccacctACTACTGAGAAGGTGACTGTTGAGCCAACCACATCCCGCAGAGCAACTAACGTCACTACGCACAAAAAGAGTTCAGTTCCTCCTACTTTTGCAAAGTTTTTTGGTATTGCATCCCTTCAACAGTATACAAATAGCTTTTCTCAAGAAAATCTTATAGGAGGAGGCATGCTTGGTAATGTGTATAGAGCCGAGCTTCCTAATGGCAAG TTTCTTGCTGTAAAGAAACTGGACAAGAGAGCTTCGGATAACCAGAATGATGATGAATTTCTTGAATTGATCAATAGTATTGACAGAATAAGGCATGCAAATGTTGTTGAGCTTGTTGGATACTGTTCCGAGCATGGTCAGAGGCTTCTTATATTTGAGTACTGCAGTAATGGGTCACTGTATGATGCACTCCACTCAGACGATGACTTCAAAACCACACTCTCATGGATTACTAGAATTCGAATAGCTCTTGGGGCAGCCAGAGCCTTAGA ATATCTGCATGAGCTATGTCAGCCACCTGTAGTACATAGAAATTTGAAGTCTGCCAATATTCTGCTTGATGATGATCTATCCGTGCGGGTCTCTGATTGTGGTTTAGCTCCATTAATAGCTTCAGGATCAGTCAGTCAG CTCTCGGGGAACCTGTTAACTGCTTATGGATATGGAGCTCCTGAATTTGAGTCTGGCATATACACATACCAAAGTGATGTGTACAGCTTCGGAGTGATCATGTTAGAACTTTTGACTGGCCGTCAGTCCCACGACAG GACACGTCCTCGGGGTGAGCAGCTTCTGGCCAGATGGGCAGTTCCCCAACTTCATGATATTGAAGCCTTATCGAACATGGTTGACCCTGCTTTGAATGGAAATTACCCAGCAAAATCATTGTCAAATTTTGCAGACATTATCTCTAGATGCCTTCAG TCCGAGCCAGAATTTAGGCCAGCAATGTCCGAGGTTGTCTTATACTTACTAAATATGATAAAGAAGGAGTCTCAGCTAGgtgaatcaaatgaaaaatGA
- the LOC108339344 gene encoding protein STRUBBELIG-RECEPTOR FAMILY 3 isoform X3: protein MDWKRSASECQRVKICGQVLLGFLLICIIHTSSAVTDPTDVAAINSFYVALGSPVLPGWVASGGDPCGEGWQGISCNGSFIQKIVLNGANLGGELGDKLSTFVSISVIDLSNNNIGGNIPSSLPVTMKNFFLSANQFTGSIPTSLSTLAGLTDMSLNNNFLTGELPDAFQSLTQLINLDLSHNNLSGALPSSMDNLSSLTTLRLQNNQLSGTLDVLQDLPLKDLNIENNQFAGPIPPKLLSIPTFRQAGNPFNVNGTTPPASSPRSPSITPPGTPISGAPPGTPTSGSPPSSGRVPTKQADGPAAANESHTGKSKNSTKRVVWISIGSVLGFIILLLGFILFIPRCSRRERDGRRSKHQIGAYGAEREMTRDNGSSVQPPSQMEKGDVPRPKEDHQAENRTAWANPRQNEGRQAEIRTVSAIPNAHPNPRSKQENDVQRMATIPKPRDHEIDISTLEVYSMPPPPPPPPPPPPPPPPPPTTEKVTVEPTTSRRATNVTTHKKSSVPPTFAKFFGIASLQQYTNSFSQENLIGGGMLGNVYRAELPNGKFLAVKKLDKRASDNQNDDEFLELINSIDRIRHANVVELVGYCSEHGQRLLIFEYCSNGSLYDALHSDDDFKTTLSWITRIRIALGAARALEYLHELCQPPVVHRNLKSANILLDDDLSVRVSDCGLAPLIASGSVSQLSGNLLTAYGYGAPEFESGIYTYQSDVYSFGVIMLELLTGRQSHDRTRPRGEQLLARWAVPQLHDIEALSNMVDPALNGNYPAKSLSNFADIISRCLQSEPEFRPAMSEVVLYLLNMIKKESQLGESNEK from the exons ATGGATTGGAAGAGATCTGCTTCGGAGTGCCAGAGAGTAAAGATCTGTGGACAAGTTCTGTTGGGATTTTTGTTGATCTGCATAATTCACACTTCAAGTGCCGTCACCGATCCCACTGATG TTGCTGCAATTAATAGCTTCTATGTTGCACTGGGATCCCCTGTCCTTCCTGGGTGGGTTGCTAGTGGAGGAGATCCATGTGGAGAAGGGTGGCAAGGCATTTCTTGTAATGGGTCATTCATACAAAAAAT AGTTCTAAATGGTGCAAATTTGGGAGGAGAACTGGGAGATAAACTGTCAACTTTTGTTTCAATCTCAGTAAT TGATCTAAGCAACAACAACATTGGAGGAAATATTCCATCTAGTTTGCCAGTTACCATGAAAAACTT TTTTCTTTCAGCCAACCAGTTTACTGGAAGTATTCCAACCTCTTTATCCACTCTGGCTGGACTGACAGACAT GTCTCTTAACAACAATTTCTTAACTGGAGAATTACCGGATGCTTTTCAGTCACTTACGCAATTGATCAATCT TGATTTATCGCATAATAATTTGAGTGGAGCATTGCCTTCTTCTATGGATAACTTGTCATCTCTGACCACCCT ACGCTTACAAAACAACCAATTGTCTGGGACACTTGATGTCTTACAAGACCTTCCTCTGAAAGATTT GAATATTGAGAACAACCAGTTTGCTGGCCCAATACCTCCAAAGTTGCTGAGCATCCCAACCTTCAG GCAAGCTGGAAACCCATTTAATGTTAATGGTACAACACCTCCAGCTTCTTCACCTCGCTCCCCATCAATAACACCACCAGGAACTCCCATTTCTGGGGCACCACCGGGAACTCCCACCTCTGGGTCACCACCATCTTCGGGCCGTGTACCTACTAAACAGGCCGATGGACCAGCTGCAGCAAATGAATCGCACACTGGGAAATCCAAAAATTCCACAAAAAGGGTGGTTTGGATATCTATTGGTAGTGTGTTAGGATTCATTATTTTGTTACTAGGATTCATTCTCTTTATTCCAAGATGCAGCAGAAGAGAACGGGATGGCAGAAGGTCCAAGCATCAAATTGGTGCGTATGGGGCTGAAAGGGAAATGACCAGGGATAACGGGAGTTCAGTCCAACCACCTAGTCAAATggaaaaag GGGATGTTCCAAGGCCAAAAGAGGACCATCAGGCAGAGAATAGGACAGCCTGGGCTAATCCAAGGCAAAACGAAGGTCGTCAGGCAGAGATCAGGACCGTCTCAGCTATTCCAAATGCACATCCAAATCCACGGAGTAAGCAAGAGAATGATGTGCAAAGAATGGCAACAATACCAAAGCCAAGAGATCATGAGATAGATATTAGTACACTAGAAGTATATTCAATGCCTCCTCCCCCTCCACCCCCACCACCTCCTCCACCCccacctccacctccacctACTACTGAGAAGGTGACTGTTGAGCCAACCACATCCCGCAGAGCAACTAACGTCACTACGCACAAAAAGAGTTCAGTTCCTCCTACTTTTGCAAAGTTTTTTGGTATTGCATCCCTTCAACAGTATACAAATAGCTTTTCTCAAGAAAATCTTATAGGAGGAGGCATGCTTGGTAATGTGTATAGAGCCGAGCTTCCTAATGGCAAG TTTCTTGCTGTAAAGAAACTGGACAAGAGAGCTTCGGATAACCAGAATGATGATGAATTTCTTGAATTGATCAATAGTATTGACAGAATAAGGCATGCAAATGTTGTTGAGCTTGTTGGATACTGTTCCGAGCATGGTCAGAGGCTTCTTATATTTGAGTACTGCAGTAATGGGTCACTGTATGATGCACTCCACTCAGACGATGACTTCAAAACCACACTCTCATGGATTACTAGAATTCGAATAGCTCTTGGGGCAGCCAGAGCCTTAGA ATATCTGCATGAGCTATGTCAGCCACCTGTAGTACATAGAAATTTGAAGTCTGCCAATATTCTGCTTGATGATGATCTATCCGTGCGGGTCTCTGATTGTGGTTTAGCTCCATTAATAGCTTCAGGATCAGTCAGTCAG CTCTCGGGGAACCTGTTAACTGCTTATGGATATGGAGCTCCTGAATTTGAGTCTGGCATATACACATACCAAAGTGATGTGTACAGCTTCGGAGTGATCATGTTAGAACTTTTGACTGGCCGTCAGTCCCACGACAG GACACGTCCTCGGGGTGAGCAGCTTCTGGCCAGATGGGCAGTTCCCCAACTTCATGATATTGAAGCCTTATCGAACATGGTTGACCCTGCTTTGAATGGAAATTACCCAGCAAAATCATTGTCAAATTTTGCAGACATTATCTCTAGATGCCTTCAG TCCGAGCCAGAATTTAGGCCAGCAATGTCCGAGGTTGTCTTATACTTACTAAATATGATAAAGAAGGAGTCTCAGCTAGgtgaatcaaatgaaaaatGA
- the LOC108339344 gene encoding protein STRUBBELIG-RECEPTOR FAMILY 3 isoform X2 has protein sequence MDWKRSASECQRVKICGQVLLGFLLICIIHTSSAVTDPTDVAAINSFYVALGSPVLPGWVASGGDPCGEGWQGISCNGSFIQKIVLNGANLGGELGDKLSTFVSISVIDLSNNNIGGNIPSSLPVTMKNFFLSANQFTGSIPTSLSTLAGLTDMSLNNNFLTGELPDAFQSLTQLINLDLSHNNLSGALPSSMDNLSSLTTLRLQNNQLSGTLDVLQDLPLKDLNIENNQFAGPIPPKLLSIPTFRQAGNPFNVNGTTPPASSPRSPSITPPGTPISGAPPGTPTSGSPPSSGRVPTKQADGPAAANESHTGKSKNSTKRVVWISIGSVLGFIILLLGFILFIPRCSRRERDGRRSKHQIGAYGAEREMTRDNGSSVQPPSQMEKVGDVPRPKEDHQAENRTAWANPRQNEGRQAEIRTVSAIPNAHPNPRSKQENDVQRMATIPKPRDHEIDISTLEVYSMPPPPPPPPPPPPPPPPPPTTEKVTVEPTTSRRATNVTTHKKSSVPPTFAKFFGIASLQQYTNSFSQENLIGGGMLGNVYRAELPNGKFLAVKKLDKRASDNQNDDEFLELINSIDRIRHANVVELVGYCSEHGQRLLIFEYCSNGSLYDALHSDDDFKTTLSWITRIRIALGAARALEYLHELCQPPVVHRNLKSANILLDDDLSVRVSDCGLAPLIASGSVSQLSGNLLTAYGYGAPEFESGIYTYQSDVYSFGVIMLELLTGRQSHDRTRPRGEQLLARWAVPQLHDIEALSNMVDPALNGNYPAKSLSNFADIISRCLQSEPEFRPAMSEVVLYLLNMIKKESQLGESNEK, from the exons ATGGATTGGAAGAGATCTGCTTCGGAGTGCCAGAGAGTAAAGATCTGTGGACAAGTTCTGTTGGGATTTTTGTTGATCTGCATAATTCACACTTCAAGTGCCGTCACCGATCCCACTGATG TTGCTGCAATTAATAGCTTCTATGTTGCACTGGGATCCCCTGTCCTTCCTGGGTGGGTTGCTAGTGGAGGAGATCCATGTGGAGAAGGGTGGCAAGGCATTTCTTGTAATGGGTCATTCATACAAAAAAT AGTTCTAAATGGTGCAAATTTGGGAGGAGAACTGGGAGATAAACTGTCAACTTTTGTTTCAATCTCAGTAAT TGATCTAAGCAACAACAACATTGGAGGAAATATTCCATCTAGTTTGCCAGTTACCATGAAAAACTT TTTTCTTTCAGCCAACCAGTTTACTGGAAGTATTCCAACCTCTTTATCCACTCTGGCTGGACTGACAGACAT GTCTCTTAACAACAATTTCTTAACTGGAGAATTACCGGATGCTTTTCAGTCACTTACGCAATTGATCAATCT TGATTTATCGCATAATAATTTGAGTGGAGCATTGCCTTCTTCTATGGATAACTTGTCATCTCTGACCACCCT ACGCTTACAAAACAACCAATTGTCTGGGACACTTGATGTCTTACAAGACCTTCCTCTGAAAGATTT GAATATTGAGAACAACCAGTTTGCTGGCCCAATACCTCCAAAGTTGCTGAGCATCCCAACCTTCAG GCAAGCTGGAAACCCATTTAATGTTAATGGTACAACACCTCCAGCTTCTTCACCTCGCTCCCCATCAATAACACCACCAGGAACTCCCATTTCTGGGGCACCACCGGGAACTCCCACCTCTGGGTCACCACCATCTTCGGGCCGTGTACCTACTAAACAGGCCGATGGACCAGCTGCAGCAAATGAATCGCACACTGGGAAATCCAAAAATTCCACAAAAAGGGTGGTTTGGATATCTATTGGTAGTGTGTTAGGATTCATTATTTTGTTACTAGGATTCATTCTCTTTATTCCAAGATGCAGCAGAAGAGAACGGGATGGCAGAAGGTCCAAGCATCAAATTGGTGCGTATGGGGCTGAAAGGGAAATGACCAGGGATAACGGGAGTTCAGTCCAACCACCTAGTCAAATggaaaaag TAGGGGATGTTCCAAGGCCAAAAGAGGACCATCAGGCAGAGAATAGGACAGCCTGGGCTAATCCAAGGCAAAACGAAGGTCGTCAGGCAGAGATCAGGACCGTCTCAGCTATTCCAAATGCACATCCAAATCCACGGAGTAAGCAAGAGAATGATGTGCAAAGAATGGCAACAATACCAAAGCCAAGAGATCATGAGATAGATATTAGTACACTAGAAGTATATTCAATGCCTCCTCCCCCTCCACCCCCACCACCTCCTCCACCCccacctccacctccacctACTACTGAGAAGGTGACTGTTGAGCCAACCACATCCCGCAGAGCAACTAACGTCACTACGCACAAAAAGAGTTCAGTTCCTCCTACTTTTGCAAAGTTTTTTGGTATTGCATCCCTTCAACAGTATACAAATAGCTTTTCTCAAGAAAATCTTATAGGAGGAGGCATGCTTGGTAATGTGTATAGAGCCGAGCTTCCTAATGGCAAG TTTCTTGCTGTAAAGAAACTGGACAAGAGAGCTTCGGATAACCAGAATGATGATGAATTTCTTGAATTGATCAATAGTATTGACAGAATAAGGCATGCAAATGTTGTTGAGCTTGTTGGATACTGTTCCGAGCATGGTCAGAGGCTTCTTATATTTGAGTACTGCAGTAATGGGTCACTGTATGATGCACTCCACTCAGACGATGACTTCAAAACCACACTCTCATGGATTACTAGAATTCGAATAGCTCTTGGGGCAGCCAGAGCCTTAGA ATATCTGCATGAGCTATGTCAGCCACCTGTAGTACATAGAAATTTGAAGTCTGCCAATATTCTGCTTGATGATGATCTATCCGTGCGGGTCTCTGATTGTGGTTTAGCTCCATTAATAGCTTCAGGATCAGTCAGTCAG CTCTCGGGGAACCTGTTAACTGCTTATGGATATGGAGCTCCTGAATTTGAGTCTGGCATATACACATACCAAAGTGATGTGTACAGCTTCGGAGTGATCATGTTAGAACTTTTGACTGGCCGTCAGTCCCACGACAG GACACGTCCTCGGGGTGAGCAGCTTCTGGCCAGATGGGCAGTTCCCCAACTTCATGATATTGAAGCCTTATCGAACATGGTTGACCCTGCTTTGAATGGAAATTACCCAGCAAAATCATTGTCAAATTTTGCAGACATTATCTCTAGATGCCTTCAG TCCGAGCCAGAATTTAGGCCAGCAATGTCCGAGGTTGTCTTATACTTACTAAATATGATAAAGAAGGAGTCTCAGCTAGgtgaatcaaatgaaaaatGA